The DNA sequence ATCATATACAAGGGTTGGTTTTGCTTTCTGAATTTTTCTTGAAGTTGttgagcagtgaaaatcatgtccactgtccccctagaaggcccaaaaccattttgggattcaggaaggatCACCTCAGATATTTTTAAGAGACTGTTTGCTATGATCTCTGCAAGAATTTTGCCGGCTGCAGCTAATAGATAGATGCCTCGATAGTTTCCgcaatcagttctgtcaccttttaaaaagagattgataattttggcatccctaaagtctgctgggatttcttttctctcccagattttttcgatgagcttgtgaagttgttgtgtaagttcaattccacccactttgcAGACTTCCACCCACTTTGAAGGCTAgacgaccctcagggtctcttccaactctatgaaaaCAAATCCTGTTTCATTTCAGTTGCACTGACTTCCATTCtggaaactgactgcttttaacaaATGGGCTTCTGCCATTCTGCTTTTGCTGTGTTTATATGTgatatgtgtggtgtgtggtgtgttggTGTGGGTGTGGTGTGGTTTTAATTATATTCATGCTTAATTGTTTTAAGCCgttcttattttatctgaaagttgccttgagtcccCGTCAGGGGGAAAAGCTGGggtgtaagttgccttgagtccctgtcagggggaaaAGCTGGGGTgtaagtactgtatatacttgagtataagcctagtttttcggcacatttttttgtgccgaaaaagctgccctcggcttatactcgagtgaggtgggcggtgggggcagcgagaaagaagccctttctctccgctcatgccgccacccactctccccagtcaaccattccttaagaagcgtacaagaacggcggttctttactctccccaggcagcttgttccattcctgaactgctcacataaatgcaaacttggcaaaggaggaagaggaaggagcagcccaaagggctgcttttgggctggtcgttcctcctcctcctccacagcggcaaaggtgaaccggcttatactcgagtcaataagctttcccaggttttgtaggaaaattaggtgcctcggtttatattcgggtcggcttatactcgggtatatacggtaaatttttgttgttgttaataataataataactttctccagctctacaatttcctTTTGGAGGTCAGGCAAACAGAATTGCACATAGTATTCCAAGGACAATTGCACCATTTATTCATGTATTTATAGAATCATATTAGTAGTAagaaatagtaagcagtgagtagtaaggaatgagacaggcttttaggttatgctatgcttttaataggttatgttatactctggattatgttatgttttaatagattatgttttaataaggatgagagtgttggagatatgtgcaaatgtgtatggtaaatccggtctttgggtgtttgattttcgttgttgtgtatactgtgtatatacggacaatgacaataaataaatctatctatctatctaatcaagGGAGACAGGGCATGCTCACACTTTCTTGTGTTCCTGATTCTTATTCTTTTTCTCACAGCTAGCAATAATTGCTCCACTTTCATTTTCTCGTGTTCTTTAGTGGCAGGGAACAAAAAAGATACCGGAATTTCTATCATCCGTTTAAATCTTTATTTCCACCATCAATCAAGCTTTCTGCTTTGCTTTAAACAATTTAATGattactttcttttttgtttttccagtaACAGAAGGCAATGCTCCCAAATCTTTAGCCTTTGGATTGCTTTTAATGAACATGATAACAATGAACCTTTGGACGTGGTTttttgtgggtgtattctgcaacatgccatttATGCAATAAAAATGCATTCCTAAGGGATTTATACTGGACTACCCACCCGACATTCCATTAGTAATTCTCCAGTGTTTTCCCAATGCAACTGCATGATTGCTGCCAAGAGAGGCACACTTGTGCTATAACACAACGAAAGCAAGATATAAAGCAATGCTCCACAACATTTGTCATGTGAAAAGGACCAcgatggttttttttattaaaaaaaattatttatttggtttttcaaattacaattttacagagatatatcaaatatcaatcataaaaacaagattccaaggaatctcctggacttccatcctcccctttgtggggaCATTTTTCCCTTTCTAAACAATCAAACAGAAGAAATTCAGAATGGGCAGACTCCTTTTATATTGAGATCTACACATAATACAGTTAAGTCGTAGAGATTTTCAAAACAGTTATTgagccaaaaaaaacccaaaggttATACTGAAATCTATGCAGAAGGTTTTCTAGTGAAAGAGATTTTTCTAGTGATTTTCAAAGGAGATTTTTTTTGAAAGAGATTTTCAAAGCAGTTATTCAGACACAAAACATCATTGTGTTGATATTATCACCAAATCAGAGAAACAAAAGGTGTTTGAACACACAGGGACAATTCCCCAAGTCTCTCAGACATCTCAGCTCTTTCGTATCAAGGACCATTCACCGTGGAACCACGCAAAGCTGATAATGCCGTGGAGCGTATCCATTACTTTTGACTTCTGGTGCAATGTCTATTTCTTCCCGCTGCTCAGGCGTTTTCAGATGGAAGTTTTGCAACAGCGTTGTAAGGAATAAGAAGATTTCCATACGGGCCAAACCTTCACCAAGGCAAACTCTTTTTCCTGGAAAAGCAAGAAACAGGCGTTCCATTtatatatacagggtgagtcctaaCCCAATATTTCCCAGGCCATACAATCCAACATTTTTTGCTCTTCTTTTGCAtccccctctctttcccactACAGATCCTTAGATTCCCCCTAAGGTTAAGCCAAGCCAGCCCTCCCATACGCCCCCTCTCTCCATTCTGGACACATAAAACAGAGGTCCATCACCTGCTCCAAATGGCAGAAAAGCATCCACCTTCTTGAAGGCCCCAGTTTCATCCAGGAAGTGGCCAGGATTGAACTTCCTGGGTGTTTCGTAGTACTGGGAGCTCTTCATGATGGATGACAGGAATGGAATAATGGTGGTGCCCTGCAGAGGAAAGACAGAGACCCCGGAGGCAATGGTTACTGCAAGCGACCCGGTTCAGATATTTCCTCTTTAGCCTGCCTTtatccctggttcaaatcccttAAGGACTGGAAAATGCTCTGCTGATTAGGAGATGGTGCCTTCCATAGGTAATCATTCAATTTAAATGAACCTTAacatgtggcctgggaagagtctcaTGACTTGGCAGGAGCCAGGGACAAacatggttctcaaacttaatccattccaggagtccattcaactcctgaaactgttcaaaaactgTAACAGTTACAGAACTATACATGGAAACAAGTTTCTATTGGAGCCCTGATAGAGGTTCAGTTAAAACATTGCATGTCTTGCCCTGGGTAGCTGCAGAACCATGGCTTCCTCAAGACCCCACCTCTCTGGATTACATCCTTCCAGTTTGAGAGTTGAGTACAAACGAAACAATCTCTCATTCTCCAGCACATAAGCTGTGCATGTGTAGGAACAGTTCTCACCGTGATGACCCTGCCCCCTGGTGTAAATAAACCAGCATTCCCACAGCTTCTGGAAACTTCCAGTAACTTTATCAACTTTGCATGTTCCTTCTGGGAATGAATGGCTCACCCCAACActccctccactgtcaaaggcagcagGCCTCAAACCACCAGTGGCTGGCTGACACAAGCAGGAAATAGGCTCTTGTGCTCCAGTTCTTCCTGTACACGTCACATGGGCATCTGTGGGGTGAAGATGCTGGACTTGTTGGGcctgtgacctcatcaagcaggttcttcttatgtttccttTAAAATACTAGCATTACTTTAGGTCAAACTACTTCAGATATAGGAGTAAAGATTGCTGAAGTTATCTAAGGTAGGTTAGTGCAGTTATTACAGGATGTACTGATGTATACTGATGTACATCACTGCCCTACTAGAGTCCTTTCCCACTGATGTGGGATTGCTTTTAGGCAATTGGGGAAAATATGAACTGTGAGTATATTGCCTCTCCACTTAGCGCTTTGGGTGCTGCAAACTGacagcttcttcttcctctagaTGCTTCCTCCTTCTGCTTCCTCTACATCTGGGCCACTGTTGATTTTGAACTCATGGTGATGTGAATACCTGGCTATTGTTTGGAAAGCAGACGTGCACACCTCCATCTCTAAGATCTTATCaaaacttacctttcctctgctctttccaggcaaggTACATGTTCCATGTCTGAGTGCTGTGTTCTTgttcttcatgttgttgttgctgctcggGAACTTTCCGTgtgaaaacacactctttaaagctcaataggagcaaatggcaacccacagaaaacccaaattgatgtttgctccaactgagtggCAAAGAGGAGGTTTTCGTGCAGCAAAAAGCAACAAAACCCAAACATGGAGCTTCTAAACGCAGACGTTtgtctggaaagagtggggcaaaaggtgagtgtggataagccctaaccTGCAGGCGTAAATCTGAACTAATATTTCTGTTAGCCACACGGCTCACTTTACCTTGGGAATGGTGAACCCTCGGAAATGTGCTTCCTGGGTGACTAAATGAGGAGCTGCCACTGGGGAGAGGTCGAGAAACCGCTGGATCTCATTGATGAAGGCTTCTGTGTAGGGCATCTGATTCCGGTCCTCATAGGAGGGGCTGCGGTTCCTCCCAATGACCCGCTCAATCTCCTCTTGGATGTTTGCTATAAACAATACCGTTGGATTAGAGCTAACAGGCGATTAGGAATTGTTAGATATAGTTATAGGAGGAGGAACCATGGCTCAGTAGTTTAGAGGCTTGTAACACCCTACATTAATTTAATAACGAGGCAGCATAGAAAGTATGAGCAAGTTTGAcctcctgctttgcatgtagaaggtttgTTCTCTGGCTTCTCCAGTTAACAGAAGAATGTAGAAGGAGATGGAAAGGACCATTCTTGCATGTAGTCAGGGAGCAGGAGAGGCCTACAGACAGTTGCACATGGCAAAGGAAGGTGTGCTCTGCAACAGTGTGGAGGCAGGGGAAGTAGAGTGGAGGGTTGCCCTCAgtgctatttttaaagaaaaagaggtgctggaactcaccatgttctcttagaatggtctCTTAGATCAGGATGTTTCGAAGTTCCAGagagactggaataaatttattgtttatttaaaagataaTTGAAAGAATCTGAAGACACTAGCAGAACTGAAGTAAATCCTACAATGTGGACTATAGTAAAGATTAAAAATTGTGCGATTGTATTGAAATAAGTTACCTGTTGAGGGGGGAAGTGATGTTGAAAGCTCGGTAGAGttatctgttttattgttttaatggcAATGGCGGCCACCTGAgtagtgccagaactgagttccggtgagttccccCAGAATAAAAACTGTAGttgccctccaatattttattcaagttggttcCTATAAGTCCCAGTGTGATCGAAGGAAGGAACTGGGGTTTTGACCCAGTTGAAGGGAGATGATCCCATGATTTAGAGCTGGAAAAAGAGAGTCCTGGTTTATTTAGCAAGGGAGGAACCCATCAGCCATCCAAACAGACAGGAATCAAGAGTGAGCGAAACAGATTTGatcttgttgttttttaccttCCATCTCTGGGTATCGTAGGAGTGCCAGAAGCCCCTGCCTGATGGTGTTGGCGGTTGAATTTGTCCCTGCAAAGAATAGGCTGAGAACTGTAGCAACCAAGTTTTCATGAATGAATTCTGAAGCTGGGTTTGTTTTCTCCTgacacagaaagaagaagaagaagaaaagagcaatGTTATCAAACCTGGAGCTAATTCATACGTCTACAGAAAGGTTTTGTGGAAGGCTGGCTGGCAAGATTTCCTTTCCAATCTGATTCAAAGTATCACAGGATAGACTGGTAAAAAATAATGCTGAGTTACAGAGGTATGAGAAGCAGCATCCTGCtggcccatcttgcccagcatcctgttctcacaatggtcaaccagatgccaatgggaagctcacaagcccaGGAACCAGTTGAAACTACAGCAAGTGGTCAACTGTACAGGTAGAACCTAGCCATTGAGCAGGGAAGGTGTTAATTCAAAGAGCGATGGCAGGTGTTTGGGGGCATATATAGGATGTTCTGCTGGTTCCCCAGTTGTGTCTTCTATGAAAGAAATGAGAGCTAGGGAGAGCTTGGCAGATCCCagggaatcatggaattgtaaggttggaagggaccacaaaggtcctcGAGTcacaggggagaagaggaagacagaacAATGTCATACAACAATAATATTAGCATACAAATCCTAGATACTCCTACCTGCTCCATTTTGGCCAGGAAGCAGTCAATGAAGTCCCGAGGGCAATTTGGATCAAAGGACTCCTGGTGCATCTTGACCCTCTGAGAGATGAAGTTTGTTAACTTCTTCATGTACCTGGGCACTTTTTGCTGAGGCCCAGGCAGGATCCGCATTAAGCTTGGGAAAAAATTGCAGATCTGTGAAGCAAAAGCACATTCAGCCCCATCAAGACCTACCCTTCCTTATTGACATGCATCCCATGGTCTGGACCTTAATATTCAGCTCCTGAACTATGTCCCAATTGTCCCATCCTCCAGAAGCAATTAAGCTTACAAAAAATATAGACAGAGGCAGCTGAGGGCATTGACCAGCTCACACTCTTCCTTACTTCCTGTCGTAATACAGGAAGCAGCCTGTGACATCCAAGGGGCTGGTTTTAGGACTTGCATCGCCTCCCACCACTTCCTTACCTGTACCCAGGTGGACAACATAACTAATGAGGATTTCTTCATTGTGTCAAGTAAAAAGATGAAGTCCTTGTCCTCGTATTCAAACCGGTTGCCAAAAACAATGGAGCAGATAACGTTTGAGACAGCATGACTGAGGTGAATGGTTGGATCAAATGGGTGCCctgtggagggggaaaggggtacAGCTGGAGTGTGTATTTACTGGGTAGCTAGTGTCTGCCATATCTAGTTTTGCATGCTGTGTCTGCCATATCTAGTTTTGCATGCTGCAGACAGTGCCAGCCTCCTTTTTACTTAACTTTTCGTAAAACCATGCAGAGACAATATTTAGTACATGCATATCCTGCTTTCCAAACCCAAGGTATTCCCCAGAAATAGTTCCTTAAGTGAGTGTTCACATAATGTGCTGAAAAATTCCATTCTTTCCTATGGGATCATTTCTGATCTGTGACTTGTCTGGTGTCTCTGGCCCCCACCACTCCATAGTTT is a window from the Lacerta agilis isolate rLacAgi1 chromosome 8, rLacAgi1.pri, whole genome shotgun sequence genome containing:
- the LOC117052082 gene encoding cytochrome P450 2C20-like, which encodes MDFFGVFPFLLVSCITFLLILTWRRDATKRKLPPGPTPLPLLGNLLQLNIRDIVTSFRKLREQYGPVFTVYMGSRPIVVLCGYEIIKEALVDNAETFGGRGPIPALDDTLSKYGVVPTNGERWRQLRRFSLITLRNFGMGKRSIEERIQEEAQFLVQVLRKTEGHPFDPTIHLSHAVSNVICSIVFGNRFEYEDKDFIFLLDTMKKSSLVMLSTWVQICNFFPSLMRILPGPQQKVPRYMKKLTNFISQRVKMHQESFDPNCPRDFIDCFLAKMEQEKTNPASEFIHENLVATVLSLFFAGTNSTANTIRQGLLALLRYPEMEANIQEEIERVIGRNRSPSYEDRNQMPYTEAFINEIQRFLDLSPVAAPHLVTQEAHFRGFTIPKGTTIIPFLSSIMKSSQYYETPRKFNPGHFLDETGAFKKVDAFLPFGAGDGPLFYVSRMERGGVWEGWLGLTLGGI